A single Gambusia affinis linkage group LG22, SWU_Gaff_1.0, whole genome shotgun sequence DNA region contains:
- the rps29 gene encoding 40S ribosomal protein S29, with amino-acid sequence MGHQQLYWSHPRKFGQGSRSCRVCSNRHGLIRKYGLNMCRQCFRQYAKDIGFVKLD; translated from the exons ATGGGCCATCAGCAGCTCTACTGGAGTCACCCGAGAAAATTCGGTCAGGGATCCCGCTCCTG CCGAGTGTGTTCAAACAGACATGGCCTGATCCGTAAATATGGACTCAATATGTGCCGTCAGTGCTTCAGGCAGTACGCAAAAGACATCGGCTTCGTAAAG CTGGATTAG
- the mgat2 gene encoding alpha-1,6-mannosyl-glycoprotein 2-beta-N-acetylglucosaminyltransferase, which produces MRFRIYKRKVVILTLVVVICGLAFWSSGRQKKNITLQFSKEFPKEFEAVKRSSSLSSSSSSSSGSLNNHIQLQATPAVSRAPVPPPVIQVNGTHLDNAKDKAKINKPEVDNATLVYRGIVFQLNFDQTIRNEEKYKTRQKDDLVVVVQVHNRPDYLKLLVDSLRKARGVESILLIFSHDYWSPEINKVVASVDFCQVLQIFFPFSIQLYPQEFPGNDPRDCPRDIPKKDALKLGCINAEYPDSFGHYREAKFSQTKHHWWWKLHFVWDRVRALKDHQGLVLLIEEDHYLSPDFIHLLKLMKALRREQCTDCDILSLGSYSHIGYSSKANKVEVKAWKSTEHNMGMALSRETYHKLIQCTDTFCTYDDYNWDWSLQHLTVACLPSYWKVMVSEAPRIFHAGDCGMHHKKASCMPISQKTKIENILQSSGNQLFPKNLLITKRLPANGAGGVAPHVKNGGWGDIRDHELCKSYVRLQ; this is translated from the coding sequence ATGAGATTCCGAATCTACAAGAGGAAGGTGGTGATACTGACTCTGGTGGTTGTTATCTGTGGCCTAGCTTTTTGGAGCAGCGGAaggcaaaaaaagaacataactCTTCAATTCTCCAAGGAGTTCCCCAAGGAATTTGAGGCTGTGAAAAGGAGCAGcagcctcagcagcagcagcagcagcagcagtggcagcCTCAACAATCACATCCAGTTGCAAGCCACTCCTGCAGTTAGTCGTGCACCTGTCCCACCACCCGTTATCCAAGTAAACGGCACGCACCTGGACAATGCAAAGGATAAAGCCAAAATTAACAAGCCAGAGGTGGACAACGCCACTCTCGTCTATCGCGGTATCGTCTTCCAGCTGAATTTTGACCAGACAATAAGAAACGAAGAGAAGTACAAGACTCGGCAGAAAGATGATCTGGTCGTGGTAGTTCAGGTCCACAACCGACCCGACTACCTGAAGCTGTTGGTGGATAGCCTGCGAAAGGCCAGGGGAGTGGAGAGCATATTGCTGATATTCAGCCATGACTACTGGTCTCCAGAGATAAACAAAGTGGTGGCCTCCGTTGACTTCTGTCAAGTCCTTCAGATTTTCTTCCCCTTCAGCATTCAGCTCTACCCCCAAGAATTCCCGGGGAATGACCCCAGGGACTGCCCAAGAGATATTCCCAAAAAAGACGCCTTAAAACTCGGATGCATCAATGCAGAGTACCCAGACTCCTTCGGCCACTACCGCGAGGCAAAGTTCTCCCAGACCAAGCACCACTGGTGGTGGAAGCTGCACTTCGTCTGGGACAGAGTGAGAGCTCTCAAAGACCACCAAGGACTGGTTCTGCTCATAGAGGAAGACCACTATCTGTCGCCAGACTTTATCCACCTTTTAAAGCTGATGAAAGCTCTCAGAAGGGAGCAGTGCACCGATTGCGACATCCTGTCCCTCGGGAGCTACAGCCACATCGGCTACTCCAGCAAAGCGAACAAGGTGGAGGTGAAGGCCTGGAAGTCGACGGAGCACAACATGGGAATGGCTCTGAGCAGAGAGACGTACCACAAGCTCATCCAATGCACCGACACGTTCTGCACTTACGACGACTACAACTGGGACTGGTCCCTGCAGCACCTAACTGTGGCCTGCTTGCCCTCCTACTGGAAGGTCATGGTGAGCGAGGCGCCCAGGATCTTTCACGCCGGGGACTGCGGCATGCACCACAAGAAGGCCTCCTGCATGCCCATCAGCCAGAAGACAAAGATCGAAAACATCCTCCAGAGCAGTGGGAACCAGCTGTTCCCCAAAAACCTCCTGATCACAAAGAGACTGCCGGCTAACGGCGCCGGAGGAGTGGCCCCGCATGTGAAAAATGGAGGCTGGGGAGACATCAGGGATCATGAACTCTGCAAGAGTTATGTTCGATTACAGTGA